The proteins below come from a single Chryseobacterium sp. MA9 genomic window:
- the mnmE gene encoding tRNA uridine-5-carboxymethylaminomethyl(34) synthesis GTPase MnmE — MNNDTICALATANGIGALGIIRVSGNEALSVVQKSFPAKNLEKQKSHTIHYGYFMDEEEAIDEVMLSIFLAPKSFTTENSVEIAFHGSPHIGKRILETLIKNGARMAKAGEFTLRAFINGRIDLSQAEAIADVIASDNEASRKVAINQLKGGITNEISLLRTDLLNFVSLIELELDFAEEDVEFADRTALNGLLDKIEIKLNSLIESFQYGNAIKNGTAVAIIGKPNAGKSTLLNSLLKEERAIVSNIAGTTRDTIEEILHIKGHAFRLIDTAGLRETVDEIEAIGVKKAKEKVENANILVYLADAATEDFSEDIEMIQSLLREDLKLIICATKIDEVTPTKYETVENIFRNAISHEFDFIKISAVENQNIQDLKNELSSYVEHLKSEENNVVITNQRHFEALRKSLDAVHKVKEAISFQISTELLAYELRNALEHLGEISGEVTNDEVLGNIFSKFCIGK, encoded by the coding sequence ATGAATAACGATACGATATGTGCACTGGCTACTGCCAATGGAATAGGTGCTTTAGGCATCATCCGGGTTTCAGGAAATGAAGCTTTATCTGTAGTTCAGAAAAGTTTTCCGGCAAAAAATCTGGAAAAACAAAAATCCCATACCATTCATTACGGTTATTTTATGGATGAGGAGGAAGCAATTGATGAAGTAATGCTTTCCATCTTTCTGGCACCAAAAAGTTTCACCACTGAAAACTCTGTGGAGATTGCATTTCACGGCTCCCCACATATCGGAAAACGTATTCTTGAAACGCTTATCAAAAACGGAGCGAGAATGGCAAAAGCAGGAGAATTTACACTCCGCGCCTTCATCAACGGAAGGATTGACCTTTCCCAGGCAGAAGCGATTGCTGATGTGATTGCTTCTGATAACGAAGCCTCCAGAAAGGTAGCTATCAATCAATTGAAAGGAGGAATCACCAATGAAATCTCTCTATTAAGAACGGATCTCCTGAATTTCGTTTCCCTGATTGAGCTGGAGCTGGATTTTGCTGAAGAAGATGTAGAATTTGCTGACCGAACCGCTCTGAACGGATTATTAGATAAAATTGAAATAAAATTAAATTCTCTTATTGAAAGTTTCCAATACGGAAATGCCATTAAAAACGGGACAGCCGTAGCCATCATTGGAAAGCCGAATGCCGGAAAGTCTACTCTACTCAACTCACTTTTGAAGGAAGAAAGAGCTATTGTAAGTAATATTGCAGGAACCACCAGAGATACTATTGAGGAAATCCTTCATATTAAAGGGCACGCCTTTCGACTGATTGACACCGCAGGACTTCGCGAAACGGTGGACGAAATTGAAGCTATCGGGGTAAAAAAGGCAAAAGAGAAAGTAGAAAACGCCAATATCCTTGTTTATCTGGCCGATGCTGCTACTGAAGATTTTTCAGAGGATATTGAAATGATTCAGTCTCTATTGAGAGAAGATCTGAAACTGATCATCTGCGCAACAAAAATTGATGAAGTGACTCCTACTAAATACGAAACAGTAGAAAACATCTTTAGAAATGCGATCTCTCACGAGTTTGATTTTATCAAAATCTCAGCTGTTGAAAATCAAAATATCCAGGATCTGAAAAATGAACTTTCATCATATGTTGAGCATTTAAAATCCGAAGAAAACAACGTAGTAATTACCAACCAGCGTCACTTTGAAGCATTACGTAAGTCTCTGGATGCCGTTCATAAAGTAAAAGAAGCTATTTCTTTCCAGATCTCTACAGAATTACTGGCTTATGAACTTAGAAATGCCCTTGAACATCTTGGAGAAATTTCCGGAGAGGTTACAAATGATGAGGTGTTGGGGAATATTTTCTCTAAGTTTTGTATCGGCAAATAA
- a CDS encoding Lrp/AsnC family transcriptional regulator, with translation MATENYIPDEKDLSILRLLQKDAKMSIRDISARINLSSTPTHERIKRMEKQGIIKEYAAVVDRKKVNKGMMVICMIALSVHNKKTAGKFIEDVGKLKEVVEFYNISGDFDFMLKILAPNMDEFHEFFVNKLSEIEGIGQTKSIFVMNSIKESAQIV, from the coding sequence ATGGCAACTGAAAATTATATACCTGATGAAAAAGACTTATCGATCCTTCGTCTTCTTCAGAAAGATGCCAAGATGAGTATCCGTGATATTTCGGCAAGAATCAATTTAAGTTCTACACCTACCCATGAACGTATCAAGCGCATGGAAAAACAGGGAATCATTAAAGAATATGCTGCTGTTGTAGACCGTAAAAAAGTCAATAAAGGGATGATGGTTATCTGTATGATCGCATTGAGTGTTCACAATAAAAAAACTGCTGGAAAATTTATTGAGGATGTAGGCAAGCTGAAGGAAGTTGTAGAGTTTTATAATATCAGCGGTGATTTTGATTTTATGCTGAAGATCCTTGCTCCCAATATGGATGAATTCCATGAGTTTTTTGTGAACAAATTATCAGAAATTGAAGGAATTGGCCAGACCAAGAGTATTTTTGTGATGAACAGCATCAAGGAAAGTGCTCAGATTGTTTAA